A window from Callithrix jacchus isolate 240 chromosome 17, calJac240_pri, whole genome shotgun sequence encodes these proteins:
- the SS18L2 gene encoding SS18-like protein 2, with amino-acid sequence MSVAFVPDWLRGKAEVNQETIQRLLEENDQLIRCIVEYQNKGRANECVQYQHVLHRNLIYLATIADASPTSTSKAME; translated from the exons ATGTCGGTGGCCTTCGTACCCGACTGGCTGAGGGGCAAGGCAGAAGTCAATCAAGAGACTATCCAGCGG CTCCTTGAGGAGAATGACCAGCTGATCCGCTGTATTGTGGAGTATCAGAACAAGGGCCGGGCGAACGAGTGCGTCCA GTACCAGCATGTGTTACACAGAAATCTCATTTATTTGGCTACCATCGCAGATGCCAGCCCAACCAGTACTTCAAAAGCAATGGAATAA